In Paenibacillus antri, a single window of DNA contains:
- the plsX gene encoding phosphate acyltransferase PlsX — MRIAIDAFGGDNAPEGIVAGAVEAAKEYTEAAITLVGDEARVRELIAANGGTALPNLSVRHASEVISTDEEPVRAVRRKKDASLVVAAAMVKDGEADAVISAGNTGALMTAGLLVVGRLKGIERPALAPMIPTMDGVGVLALDLGANMDATAEQLTQYAVMGSVYRAKAHGIASPRVGLLNVGTEPGKGNEVTKAAYPLLEAAPIRFVGNVEARDVLNGVCDVLVCDGFVGNVMLKSLEGTAAALFGALKEEFTRNTISKLAAAILKPGLRKFKNKMDYKEVGAAPMLGLTGIVMKSHGSSDARAIKNAVRQTVSAIRSDVVGTIRSELGKGE; from the coding sequence ATGCGAATCGCCATTGACGCGTTCGGGGGAGACAACGCCCCGGAAGGAATCGTAGCGGGCGCCGTGGAAGCGGCGAAAGAATATACGGAAGCGGCGATCACGCTCGTAGGCGACGAGGCGCGCGTCCGGGAGCTGATCGCGGCGAACGGAGGAACGGCGCTCCCGAACCTCTCCGTGCGCCATGCGTCGGAGGTTATCTCGACCGACGAGGAGCCGGTCCGAGCGGTGCGGCGCAAGAAGGACGCGTCGCTCGTCGTCGCCGCCGCGATGGTGAAGGACGGAGAGGCGGACGCCGTCATCTCCGCAGGCAACACAGGCGCCTTAATGACGGCGGGTCTGCTCGTCGTCGGACGTCTGAAGGGCATCGAGCGTCCGGCGCTCGCCCCGATGATTCCGACGATGGACGGCGTCGGCGTGCTGGCGCTCGATCTCGGCGCCAATATGGACGCGACGGCGGAGCAGCTAACGCAATACGCGGTCATGGGCAGCGTGTACCGAGCCAAAGCGCACGGCATCGCTTCGCCGCGCGTCGGACTGCTGAACGTCGGCACGGAGCCGGGGAAGGGCAACGAGGTGACGAAGGCGGCGTATCCGCTGCTGGAAGCGGCGCCGATTCGGTTCGTCGGCAACGTCGAAGCGCGCGACGTGTTGAACGGCGTCTGCGACGTGCTCGTCTGCGACGGCTTCGTCGGCAACGTCATGCTGAAGTCGCTCGAAGGGACCGCCGCCGCGCTGTTCGGCGCGCTGAAGGAAGAGTTCACCCGCAATACGATCAGCAAGCTCGCGGCGGCGATTTTAAAGCCGGGGCTGCGCAAGTTCAAGAACAAGATGGATTATAAAGAGGTCGGCGCGGCGCCGATGCTCGGGCTGACCGGCATCGTCATGAAGAGCCACGGCTCGAGCGACGCGCGGGCGATTAAGAACGCTGTGAGACAGACCGTATCCGCGATACGTTCCGACGTCGTAGGTACGATCCGCTCCGAATTGGGGAAAGGGGAATGA